In bacterium, the DNA window GATCCCCGGCTGCGCTTCCTGTTCGTGCTCGGCCGCGCGGAGGAGCACCTGCTGCCGGCCATCGAGGCGGCGCTCGGCGCCGATCGCGCCCGCGTGCTCCTCGAGGCGCCGGTGGCGACCATCGCCGCCGCGGCGCTGGCGGCCGAGGCCGCGGTCGGCAACGACTGCGGCCCCGGCCACGTGTTCCAGATGTGCGGCTGCCCCTACGTCTGCGTGATGAGCGACCACGACGCCCGCGCGCCGCAGCGGACGCTCGAGTGGCTCGACGCGCCCAACCGGCCGCTCGCCCAGGTCTCGCCGCCGGGGGCGCCGATCACGGCGGTCCCCGTCGAACCTGTGGCGGCGGCGGTGCAGCGCGCCTCGGCGCTCCGCGCCGGGCGCTGACCGGGAGCCGAAGGCCTCGAAATCCGCGGGTGCGGACCTTACCGCCCGGGGAACCAGTGCCAGCGGGCCAGCAGCAACAGCATGAGCGCGACGCCGCCGACCCAGGCCTGCCACTCGCGGTGCTGCCGCAGGACGAGGCCCCAGTCGAACGAGCCGCGGCTCTCCGGCGGAACCCTGAGGCGGGGGAAGAAGCGCGGCACCTCGCGGGCCCACGCGGCGTAGGCCTCGCCGAAGATCCGCGTGAGCAGGACCTCCTCGCTGGTGATGAGGCGGTGGTAGACCGGCACGGCGATCAGCAGGAACGCCAGCGCCACCCAGACGGCGCGGCCCATCACCAGGGCACCGCAGGCCATGAGGAAGCTCCCGAAGTAGAGCGGGTTGCGCGTGTGCGCGTAGGGGCCGGTCACCGCGAGCGCCTCGCGCTTGCGGATGTGGCCCGCCGCCCACGTGCGCACCGCGGCGCCGAGCGCGAACAGCACGGCCCCGCCGGCGATCGCCCCCGGCGTCGGCCGCGCCTCCACGAGAAAGGCAGCCGCGAAGACCCAGCCGAGCGCCAGCCGCCGGTCCTTGAGACGGTCGAAGAGAGCGGTCAGCACGGCGTCGCGATCCGGGCGGACGGCGATCGGCGACGGTCGAACGCGGCTCTTCGCATCGTTGTTTCATGGTACCACACGCCCCCCGGCCGCGGCCGCGCGGCGCGCCCCGTGTGCTAGACTTTCCGGCATGTCCGTGGACGATCGGGTCCGTGCCCTCGGCCGCGGCGTCGTGGGCCGGCTCGAGCAGACCGCGGGGATGACCGTCCTGCTCGGGCGCGCGCTGCGCAACCTCGACGCCCTGCGCTCGCGGCCCGTGCGCACCGTCTTCTTCCGCCAGGTCTACTTCACCGGCCTCCAGGCGCTCTGGCGCGTGGGCGGCATCGGCGTGCTCATCGGCGTCATCGTGCTCACCCAGGTCGCGAGCCTCGTCGGCAAGAACGCGGCGCTCGGCGGGCAGATCCTCGTCTGGACGGTGATCCGCGAGCTCGGCCCGCTGTTCGCCGCGATC includes these proteins:
- a CDS encoding isoprenylcysteine carboxylmethyltransferase family protein; its protein translation is MLTALFDRLKDRRLALGWVFAAAFLVEARPTPGAIAGGAVLFALGAAVRTWAAGHIRKREALAVTGPYAHTRNPLYFGSFLMACGALVMGRAVWVALAFLLIAVPVYHRLITSEEVLLTRIFGEAYAAWAREVPRFFPRLRVPPESRGSFDWGLVLRQHREWQAWVGGVALMLLLLARWHWFPGR